A region from the Lolium perenne isolate Kyuss_39 chromosome 4, Kyuss_2.0, whole genome shotgun sequence genome encodes:
- the LOC139838865 gene encoding uncharacterized protein — MRVQRVAWPYLRPILPRAAYKLRHTDPFLVDTGFFRGNKKPDLRLMDMDGNVVRVFEGIGGSGMFPTTSLDNLISVWDGSCEDVHHEHESCKTIHVVDPATGEVLFTSPGHEVIEDAFTEYYKIFSIGRATPSGVYKVVRLVGGNICDVITSNLRFILSMLTLTGAAREIEIAMASSSTSTGPITLTNQITVKLTEDNYLFWRAQVLPLLRSNGLMKFISKEFAAPSSEITNPQAGEAGAPAKIINPAWVAWYQQDQAILTAFLASLTPEVFGIVILANTSEEAWSTLAGSFASQSTARSMQLRYQLSITKKLDASASTYFNRIKALSDTLTSIGMPLRAEEFTSYLLAGLDADYDAFVDRVSASTIPMPVRDVYAQLLNTEQRVEARKAELRGEGLHAANFNSRGGGARPYRPDMRDRSSYTNPISPSPAALPMPNFVRDGGSSSQGQDRPRPLCQLCGKVGHVASKCFKRFKREFLGLGNDGRDGRNNDRQAAVVTHGGNGGHGGGNGHHNNNTGGYTPSYNIDSGWYVDSGATDHLTAELDKLSVKERYGGNDKVHTANGAGIGRGARLAEIPPETDDHGRNQHGDVDHDRHAASGDEHVDHHASPVRSSPARAAASSPGLDVSLSAGPSLSAHDSTAPPSPSASTSQSPAAPPPPVQRGVTTRLQRGIRKPRQRTDGTVTWMATCLAHAADAAVQEPPDFRHAMTSPPWREAMQQEYDALQRNGTWRLVPRQPGINVIHSKWVFKVKQHADGSVERYKARLVAKGFKQRYGLDYADTFSPVVKPTTIRLLLSLAVSQRWHLRQLDIQNAFLNGILEEEVYMRQPPGFEDPAHPQHLCRLVKAIYGLKQAPRAWHARLSSVLGKLGFKASAADTSLFICQRSDVTVYLLVYVDDIIVVSSSPTASTQLVSALRDDFAVKDLGPLHFFLGIEVLRQSSGGLVLTQRKYALELLRRAGMLKCQPATTPMTVTDPLSISAGVPLLSDDATRYRSVVGGLQYLTVTRPDLSYAVNRVCQFLHEPRDIHWAAVKRILRYLKFTGDHGLRVSPSSSVLLSAFSDADWAGDSDDRRSTGGHAIFFGGNLIAWSARKQSTVSRSSTESEYKALANATAELIWVQSVLQELGVKQNRSPVLWCDNLGATYLSSNPVFHARTKHIEVDFHFVRERVAQKKLHIQFISSKDQVADIFTKPLPLPAFQSCRRNLNLSEVG, encoded by the exons ATGCGTGTCCAAAGGGTGGCATGGCCTTATCTCCGACCAATCCTTCCTCGCGCCGCGTATAAGCTCCGCCACACCGACCCGTTCCTCGTCGACACCGGCTTCTTTCGAGGTAACAAGAAGCCTGACTTGCGGCTCATGGATATGGACGGCAACGTCGTTAGAGTGTTTGAAGGCATCGGCGGCTCCGGGATGTTTCCCACGACGAGCCTCGATAACCTCATCTCTGTCTGGGACGGTTCCTGCGAAGATGTCCATCACGAACACGAGTCCTGCAAAACCATCCATGTTGTCGATCCTGCCACCGGAGAGGTGCTCTTTACCAGCCCAGGGCATGAGGTGATTGAGGATGCTTTCACCGAGTACTATAAAATCTTCAGCATCGGCCGTGCCACCCCCTCCGGCGTATACAAGGTGGTCCGCCTCGTCGGAGGCAACATTTGTGATGTCATCAC ATCCAATCTACGCTTCATCCTCTCCATGCTCACCCTGACCGGCGCTGCTCGTGAGATCGAGATCGCCATGGCGTCGTCCTCAACATCAACCGGGCCGATCACCCTCACCAATCAGATCACGGTTAAGCTCACCGAAGACAATTATTTGTTTTGGCGTGCGCAGGTTCTTCCCCTTCTCCGGAGCAATGGACTCATGAAGTTCATCAGCAAGGAGTTCGCCGCTCCCTCATCGGAGATCACCAATCCCCAGGCGGGTGAAGCCGGCGCGCCGGCCAAGATCATCAACCCTGCCTGGGTAGCCTGGTACCAGCAGGACCAGGCTATCCTCACGGCCTTCCTCGCGTCCTTGACGCCTGAGGTGTTTGGCATCGTCATCCTCGCCAACACGTCCGAAGAGGCATGGTCCACCCTGGCGGGAAGCTTCGCCAGTCAATCAACGGCGAGGAGCATGCAGCTCCGGTACCAGCTCTCCATCACCAAGAAGCTGGACGCATCTGCATCGACCTACTTCAACCGGATCAAGGCGCTCTCCGACACCCTGACGTCGATCGGGATGCCGCTGCGCGCCGAGGAGTTCACCTCCTATCTGCTGGCCGGCCTCGACGCCGACTATGATGCGTTCGTCGATCGCGTCTCGGCcagcaccatcccgatgccggttCGCGATGTCTACGCCCAGCTCCTCAACACGGAGCAGCGCGTGGAGGCACGCAAGGCCGAGCTTCGCGGCGAGGGCCTTCACGCCGCCAACTTCAACTCACGCGGTGGCGGTGCGCGCCCATACCGCCCCGACATGCGCGATCGATCAAGCTACACCAACCCGATCTCGCCGTCTCCCGCAGCACTTCCAATGCCCAACTTCGTCCGTGATGGAGGatcctcctcacaaggccaagatcgcCCACGTCCTTTGTGCCAACTCTGCGGCAAGGTGGGCCATGTTGCCTCGAAGTGCTTCAAGCGTTTCAAGCGCGAGTTTCTTGGCCTCGGGAACGATGGACGAGACGGGCGCAACAACGATCGCCAGGCTGCTGTGGTCACTCATGGTGGCAATGGTGGCCACGGTGGCGGCAATggtcaccacaacaacaacacggGTGGCTACACTCCCTCCTACAACATCGACTCCGGCTGGTATGTGGATTCTGGCGCGACTGACCACCTCACCGCCGAGCTTGACAAGCTCTCCGTGAAGGAACGCTATGGTGGCAATGACAAGGTCCACACCGCAAATGGAGCAG GGATCGGGAGAGGAGCACGGCTTGCAGAAATTCCTCCTGAAACGGATGATCACGGCAGGAATCAACATGGCGACGTCGATCACGATCGCCATGCAGCCTCGGGAGATGAGCACGTCGATCACCATGCAAGCCCAGTGCGGTCGAGTCCCGCACGGGCGGCTGCATCGTCGCCTGGGCTGGATGTGTCTCTGTCTGCTGGGCCGTCCCTATCGGCCCATGACTCCACGGCGCCTCCTTCACCATCTGCCTCGACATCACAGTCTCCTGCTGCCCCGCCTCCGCCTGTACAACGCGGCGTCACCACGCGCCTTCAGCGAGGCATTCGGAAGCCTCGTCAGCGTACTGATGGAACAGTCACGTGGATGGCTACATGCCTGGCTCATGCAGCAGATGCTGCTGTACAGGAACCTCCAGATTTTCGTCATGCAATGACGAGTCCTCCGTGGCGAGAAGCTATGCAGCAGGAGTATGATGCACTCCAGAGGAATGGCACATGGCGTCTAGTCCCTCGACAGCCAGGTATCAATGTGATTCACTCCAAGTGGGTCTTTAAAGTAAAACAACATGCTGATGGATCAGTTGAGCGATATAAGGCGCGATTAGTAGCAAAGGGCTTTAAGCAGCGATATGGACTAGACTATGCTGATACATTTAGTCCTGTGGTTAAACCGACAACAATTCGATTATTGTTGTCTCTTGCAGTTTCTCAGCGATGGCACCTCCGTCAGTTGGATATCcaaaatgcttttcttaatggcataCTGGAAGAGGAGGTGTATATGCGTCAGCCACCTGGGTTTGAAGATCCAGCGCATCCACAACACTTATGTCGCCTTGTGAAAGCAATTTATGGACTTAAACAAGCGCCGAGAGCATGGCATGCCAGGTTAAGTTCAGTTCTTGGTAAACTTGGGTTTAAAGCATCAGCTGCTGACACTTCGCTGTTTATCTGTCAACGCTCCGATGTCACAGTTTACCTTCTTGTATATGTTGATGACATAATTGTTGTGAGTTCATCACCTACTGCTAGCACTCAACTGGTTTCAGCACTTCGAGATGATTTTGCAGTCAAGGATCTTGGGCCGCTGCATTTCTTTCTTGGGATTGAGGTGCTTCGACAGTCTTCTGGTGGTCTGGTTCTTACTCAGAGAAAATATGCACTTGAACTTCTTCGTCGCGCAGGAATGCTCAAGTGTCAACCAGCCACGACTCCCATGACTGTTACTGATCCGCTAAGTATTTCTGCTGGAGTACCCCTTCTTTCTGATGATGCTACTAGATATCGTAGTGTGGTTGGAGGGCTACAGTATCTTACGGTTACTCGTCCAGATTTGTCATATGCTGTGAATAGAGTATGTCAGTTCCTTCATGAGCCACGTGATATTCATTGGGCTGCTGTGAAGCGAATACTTCGATATTTGAAGTTCACTGGTGATCATGGACTTCGTGTTAGTCCTTCTTCCTCTGTTCTGCTTTCTGCTTTTTCGGATGCTGACTGGGCGGGAGATTCTGATGATCGGCGATCAACCGGGGGTCATGCCATCTTCTTTGGAGGAAATTTGATCGCCTGGAGTGCGAGGAAACAGTCCACAGTTTCTCGCTCAAGTACTGAGTCTGAGTACAAAGCGCTTGCCAATGCTACCGCCGAACTGATTTGGGTTCAGTCAGTTCTTCAGGAGCTAGGAGTTAAACAGAATCGATCTCCGGTTTTGTGGTGTGACAATCTTGGAGCAACCTATCTATCATCCAATCCAGTGTTTCATGCTCGGACTAAACACATTGAGGTTGATTTTCATTTTGTTCGAGAAAGGGTTGCCCAGAAGAAGCTTCACATTCAGTTCATTTCCTCAAAGGATCAAGTTGCAGATATATTCACCAAACCACTTCCGTTGCCAGCATTTCAGTCATGTAGGCGCAATCTCAACCTTTCCGAAGTAGGCTGA